One segment of Prionailurus bengalensis isolate Pbe53 chromosome D4, Fcat_Pben_1.1_paternal_pri, whole genome shotgun sequence DNA contains the following:
- the CACFD1 gene encoding calcium channel flower homolog, which yields MSGSGGASTASVSSAPPAQEEGMTWWYRWLCRLSGVLGAVSCAISGLFNCVTIHPLNIAAGVWMIMNAFILLLCEAPFCCQFIEFANTVAEKVDRLRSWQKAVFYCGMAVVPIVISLTLTTLLGNAIAFATGVLYGLSALGKKGDAISYARIQQQKQQADEEKLTDTLEGEL from the exons ATGAGCGGCTCGGGCGGGGCGTCGACAGCGTCCGTCAGCTCCGCGCCGCCCGCGCAGGAGGAGGGCATGACGTGGTGGTACCGCTGGCTGTGTCGCCTGTCGGGGGTGCTGGGGGCCGTCT CCTGCGCCATCTCGGGCCTCTTCAACTGCGTCACCATCCACCCTCTGAACATCGCGGCCGGCGTGTGGATGAT catGAACGCCTTCATCCTGCTGCTCTGCGAGGCGCCCTTCTGCTGCCAGTTCATCGAGTTTGCCAACACGGTGGCGGAGAAGGTGGACCGGCTTCGCTCCTGGCAGAAGGCCGTCTTCTACTGCGG GATGGCCGTCGTCCCCATCGTCATCAGCCTGACCCTGACCACGCTGCTGGGGAACGCCATCGCCTTCGCCACTGGGGTGCTGTACGGACTCTCGGCTCTGGGCAAAAA GGGCGACGCGATCTCCTATGCCAGGAtccagcagcagaagcagcaggcTGATGAGGAGAAGCTCACGGACACCCTGGAGGGAGAGCTGTGA